A region from the Vicia villosa cultivar HV-30 ecotype Madison, WI linkage group LG3, Vvil1.0, whole genome shotgun sequence genome encodes:
- the LOC131661180 gene encoding adenine/guanine permease AZG1-like translates to MEGQTQRPPLPAHQAHTKPISKLNSYVANTRLGKWFKLSQRNSTFTTELRAGTATFLTMAYILAVNASILTDSGGTCSVSDCVPLCSNASFSISNCTGPSLHVIQPDISCKFDPVNPGYSACLDKTRKDLIVATVASSLIGCFIMGAFANLPLGLAPGMGANAYFAYTVVGFHGSGNISYQNALAAVFIEGMFFLFVSAIGLRAKLAKLVPKPVRISSSAGIGLFLAFIGLQNNQGIGLVGYSSSTLVTLGGCPSSSRASLAPVVTAINGSVSLLSGGTVSSDIFCLNNRMESPTLWLGLVGFIIIAYCLVKNVKGAMIYGIVFVTAVSWFRNTKVTAFPNTDAGDTAHEYFKKVIDIHTIKTTAGALSFSNIGKGYFWEAVITFLYVDILDTTGTLYSMARFAGFTDEKGNFEGQYFAFMSDATSIVVGSLLGTSPVTAFIESSTGIREGGRTGITALTVACYFFMALFFTPLLASIPAWAVGPPLILVGVLMMRSVVEIDWEDMKQAIPAFVTMILMPLTYSIAYGLIGGIGTYIVLNIWDWGIEILRQFGYITKTTKETTNGNSHNNSHSSQVNGVLENQHLSQNPNGKAIQLEVL, encoded by the coding sequence ATGGAGGGTCAAACCCAACGGCCCCCACTTCCAGCCCACCAAGCCCACACAAAGCCCATCTCTAAACTCAATTCTTACGTCGCCAACACCAGACTAGGCAAATGGTTCAAACTCTCCCAGCGAAACTCCACTTTCACCACCGAGCTTCGTGCCGGAACAGCCACGTTCCTTACCATGGCCTACATCCTCGCCGTCAACGCCTCCATTTTAACTGATTCCGGTGGAACCTGCTCTGTTTCAGATTGTGTTCCTCTCTGCTCCAACGCTTCTTTTTCAATTTCCAACTGTACTGGCCCGTCTCTTCATGTCATTCAACCTGATATCTCTTGCAAATTCGATCCCGTTAACCCGGGCTACTCCGCTTGCCTTGATAAAACACGAAAAGACCTGATCGTCGCCACCGTCGCTTCGTCTCTCATTGGTTGTTTCATCATGGGAGCTTTCGCTAATCTACCACTAGGCCTCGCTCCGGGCATGGGCGCCAACGCGTACTTCGCTTACACGGTTGTCGGCTTCCATGGTTCCGGTAACATCTCTTATCAAAACGCTCTCGCCGCGGTTTTCATCGAAGGAATGTTCTTCTTATTCGTCTCAGCAATCGGCCTCCGTGCAAAACTAGCAAAACTCGTACCAAAGCCCGTTAGAATAAGCTCCTCCGCTGGAATCGGGCTTTTTCTCGCATTCATCGGGCTTCAAAACAATCAAGGAATCGGGCTCGTCGGATACAGCTCCTCGACTCTAGTCACACTCGGCGGCTGTCCAAGCTCATCACGGGCTTCACTCGCTCCAGTCGTAACCGCAATTAACGGTTCCGTCAGTCTTCTCTCTGGCGGAACCGTTTCCAGCGATATATTCTGTCTAAACAACAGAATGGAAAGCCCGACTCTCTGGTTGGGCCTAGTGGGCTTTATAATAATCGCCTACTGTTTAGTAAAAAACGTGAAAGGAGCAATGATATACGGCATCGTTTTCGTAACCGCCGTTTCGTGGTTTCGAAACACCAAAGTAACGGCGTTTCCCAACACTGACGCTGGTGATACAGCTCACGAGTATTTCAAAAAGGTCATAGACATTCACACGATAAAAACAACAGCAGGTGCGTTGAGTTTCAGTAACATAGGAAAAGGGTATTTCTGGGAAGCTGTTATAACTTTTCTATACGTAGACATTCTCGACACGACCGGAACGTTGTACTCAATGGCGAGGTTCGCGGGTTTCACCGACGAGAAAGGGAATTTCGAGGGTCAGTATTTCGCATTCATGTCTGATGCTACTTCCATTGTGGTTGGGTCTTTATTAGGAACTTCCCCGGTGACGGCGTTTATTGAATCTTCTACTGGGATTCGTGAAGGTGGGAGAACGGGGATAACGGCGTTAACGGTGGCGTGTTATTTTTTTATGGCGTTGTTTTTTACGCCGTTGTTGGCTTCGATTCCGGCTTGGGCGGTAGGGCCACCGTTGATTTTAGTGGGGGTTTTGATGATGAGATCAGTGGTGGAGATTGATTGGGAAGATATGAAACAAGCTATACCTGCGTTTGTGACAATGATACTTATGCCTTTAACGTATTCAATTGCTTATGGGCTTATTGGTGGGATTGGGACTTACATTGTGTTGAATATTTGGGATTGGGGAATTGAGATTTTGCGGCAATTTGGGTACATTACAAAAACAACAAAGGAAACAACAAATGGTAATTCTCATAATAATTCTCATTCTTCTCAGGTCAATGGGGTACTTGAAAATCAACATTTATCGCAAAATCCAAATGGTAAAGCAATACAACTAGAAGTACTTTAG